The Monodelphis domestica isolate mMonDom1 chromosome 7, mMonDom1.pri, whole genome shotgun sequence genome window below encodes:
- the LOC103106619 gene encoding zinc finger protein ZFP2-like isoform X1, which produces MLPSLGGAPSVATTGNLANLVLWTGQPPVPQAPGCHPEIPVLHKEGKPQRLGDKWLPSVLLGPREECVSLDPSQNSLYWESVPKNCKDLSPFAGDNSEKEEENFHQENGELEAVSSEWYKRDISLLPKLGKDCENEPKFPDQKQVDMPIFQEKRFISLLITIENSTQFEELSQCVESRISCTQEQAAPTSFKCLLCDKAFNKRAYLISHQRSHTRTKLYKCIVCEKNFNKKSNLSAHERVHTGEKPYKCDTCGKNFAQRSNLVAHERIHKKSQTYECANWGKNFSQRTYLIHHEIIHLVDNTNTCHMCGKSFICKSKFMQHQRTHTGERPYKCSTCNKRFSQKSDVLIHQIIHTGEKPHKCTECGKSFTQKTNLSRHMKTHTGQKSYNCIDCGESFGSFSHLITHQKIHMEENPHNCNQCGKTFIWNSDLIHHQKIHTEDKPYKCPICKKRFTKNSNLVAHQKIHTGERAHKCNNCEKSFSRSSHLLIHQRIHTGEKPYKCFICEKKFNCSSNLITHQRIHTGEKPYKCTMCEKSFSRSSDLVNHERTHTGIKPFKCVICKKSFSRSSHLVTHQRIHTGEKPFKCAKCGKCFSDKSYFSYHQKIHIH; this is translated from the exons ATGCTTCCCTCCCTGGGAGGAGCCCCGAGCGTTGCCACTACCGGAAACCTCGCAAACCTGGTGCTATGGACCGGTCAACCCCCAGTCCCCCAAGCCCCAGGCTGTCATCCTGAG ATTCCTGTTCTTCATAAAGAAGGAAAGCCCCAGAGATTAGGAGATAAATGGCTTCCATCCGTGCTGCTGGGTCCCAG AGAGGAATGTGTGAGTCTGGATCCTTCTCAGAACTCTCTCTATTGGGAATCTGTGCCGAAGAATTGCAAAGATTTAAGCCCATTTG CAGGAGACAACagtgaaaaggaagaggaaaattttCATCAAGAAAATGGTGAACTTGAAGCAGTGTCTTCAGAATGGTACAAAAGAGACATTTCTCTGCTTCCTAAATTGGGGAAGGACTGTGAGAATGAACCAAAATTCCCTGATCAGAAACAAGTAGATATGCCCATTTTTCAAGAAAAGAGATTTATAAGTCTCTTGATTACTATTGAAAATTCCACTCAGTTTGAAGAACTTTCCCAGTGTGTAGAAAGTAGAATCTCTTGTACCCAAGAACAGGCAGCACCAACATCCTTTAAATGTCTCCTCTGTGATAAAGCCTTCAACAAAAGAGCATATCTTATTTCACACCAGAGAAGCCACACAAGAACAAAACTCTATAAGTGCATTGTCTGTGAGAAAAACTTCAATAAAAAGTCAAATCTCAGTGCTCATGAGAGAGTCCATACAggagagaagccttataaatGTGATACTTGTGGGAAAAACTTTGCTCAGAGATCCAACCTTGTTGCACATGAGAGAATACACAAGAAATCCCAAACATATGAATGTGctaattggggaaaaaacttCAGTCAAAGAACTTACCTCATCCACCATGAGATTATCCACCTAGTAGACAATACTAATACATGTCATATGTGTGGGAAAAGCTTCATTTGTAAGTCAAAGTTTATGCAGCATCAAAGAACTCACACAGGGGAAAGACCTTACAAGTGTTCAACATGTAATAAAAgatttagtcagaaatcagatgttttaattcatcaaataattcatactggagaaaaacctcaTAAATGTACTGAGTGTGGTAAAAGCTTCACTCAGAAAACAAATCTCAGCAGGCATATGAAAACACATACAGGACAGAAATCCTATAACTGCATTGACTGTGGGGAAAGTTTTGGTAGCTTTTCACACCTTATTacacatcagaaaatccacatgGAAGAGAACCCCCATAATTGTAATCAGTGTGGGAAAACATTTATTTGGAACTCAGATCTAATACaccatcagaaaattcatactgaagaTAAACCTTATAAATGTCCTATATGTAAGAAAAGGTTCACTAAGAACTCAAATCTTGTTGCCCATCAAAAAATTCATACAGGAGAGAGGGCCCATAAATGTAATAATTGTGAAAAGAGTTTCAGTCGGAGTTCACATCTACTTATTCATCAGAGGatccatactggagaaaaaccctatAAATGTTTCATATGTGAGAAGAAGTTCAACTGCAGTTCAAACCTTATTACTCATCAGAGAATACATACAGGAGAAAAACCATATAAGTGCACAATGTGTGAGAAAAGTTTTAGTCGCAGCTCAGACCTTGTTAATCATGAGAGAACACACACAGGAATAAAGCCTTTTAAGTGTGTTATATGTAAGAAAAGCTTCAGTCGAAGTTCCCATTTGGTAactcatcagagaatccatacaggagagaaaccctTCAAATGTGCCAAGTGTGGGAAATGTTTCAGTGATAAATCCTACTTCAGTTACCACCAAAAAATTCACATTCATTAG
- the LOC103106619 gene encoding zinc finger protein OZF-like isoform X3: MASIRAAGSQASLMFEDLAVYFSREECVSLDPSQNSLYWESVPKNCKDLSPFAGDNSEKEEENFHQENGELEAVSSEWYKRDISLLPKLGKDCENEPKFPDQKQVDMPIFQEKRFISLLITIENSTQFEELSQCVESRISCTQEQAAPTSFKCLLCDKAFNKRAYLISHQRSHTRTKLYKCIVCEKNFNKKSNLSAHERVHTGEKPYKCDTCGKNFAQRSNLVAHERIHKKSQTYECANWGKNFSQRTYLIHHEIIHLVDNTNTCHMCGKSFICKSKFMQHQRTHTGERPYKCSTCNKRFSQKSDVLIHQIIHTGEKPHKCTECGKSFTQKTNLSRHMKTHTGQKSYNCIDCGESFGSFSHLITHQKIHMEENPHNCNQCGKTFIWNSDLIHHQKIHTEDKPYKCPICKKRFTKNSNLVAHQKIHTGERAHKCNNCEKSFSRSSHLLIHQRIHTGEKPYKCFICEKKFNCSSNLITHQRIHTGEKPYKCTMCEKSFSRSSDLVNHERTHTGIKPFKCVICKKSFSRSSHLVTHQRIHTGEKPFKCAKCGKCFSDKSYFSYHQKIHIH, translated from the exons ATGGCTTCCATCCGTGCTGCTGGGTCCCAG GCATCTTTGATGTTCGAGGACTTAGCTGTCTATTTCTCCAGAGAGGAATGTGTGAGTCTGGATCCTTCTCAGAACTCTCTCTATTGGGAATCTGTGCCGAAGAATTGCAAAGATTTAAGCCCATTTG CAGGAGACAACagtgaaaaggaagaggaaaattttCATCAAGAAAATGGTGAACTTGAAGCAGTGTCTTCAGAATGGTACAAAAGAGACATTTCTCTGCTTCCTAAATTGGGGAAGGACTGTGAGAATGAACCAAAATTCCCTGATCAGAAACAAGTAGATATGCCCATTTTTCAAGAAAAGAGATTTATAAGTCTCTTGATTACTATTGAAAATTCCACTCAGTTTGAAGAACTTTCCCAGTGTGTAGAAAGTAGAATCTCTTGTACCCAAGAACAGGCAGCACCAACATCCTTTAAATGTCTCCTCTGTGATAAAGCCTTCAACAAAAGAGCATATCTTATTTCACACCAGAGAAGCCACACAAGAACAAAACTCTATAAGTGCATTGTCTGTGAGAAAAACTTCAATAAAAAGTCAAATCTCAGTGCTCATGAGAGAGTCCATACAggagagaagccttataaatGTGATACTTGTGGGAAAAACTTTGCTCAGAGATCCAACCTTGTTGCACATGAGAGAATACACAAGAAATCCCAAACATATGAATGTGctaattggggaaaaaacttCAGTCAAAGAACTTACCTCATCCACCATGAGATTATCCACCTAGTAGACAATACTAATACATGTCATATGTGTGGGAAAAGCTTCATTTGTAAGTCAAAGTTTATGCAGCATCAAAGAACTCACACAGGGGAAAGACCTTACAAGTGTTCAACATGTAATAAAAgatttagtcagaaatcagatgttttaattcatcaaataattcatactggagaaaaacctcaTAAATGTACTGAGTGTGGTAAAAGCTTCACTCAGAAAACAAATCTCAGCAGGCATATGAAAACACATACAGGACAGAAATCCTATAACTGCATTGACTGTGGGGAAAGTTTTGGTAGCTTTTCACACCTTATTacacatcagaaaatccacatgGAAGAGAACCCCCATAATTGTAATCAGTGTGGGAAAACATTTATTTGGAACTCAGATCTAATACaccatcagaaaattcatactgaagaTAAACCTTATAAATGTCCTATATGTAAGAAAAGGTTCACTAAGAACTCAAATCTTGTTGCCCATCAAAAAATTCATACAGGAGAGAGGGCCCATAAATGTAATAATTGTGAAAAGAGTTTCAGTCGGAGTTCACATCTACTTATTCATCAGAGGatccatactggagaaaaaccctatAAATGTTTCATATGTGAGAAGAAGTTCAACTGCAGTTCAAACCTTATTACTCATCAGAGAATACATACAGGAGAAAAACCATATAAGTGCACAATGTGTGAGAAAAGTTTTAGTCGCAGCTCAGACCTTGTTAATCATGAGAGAACACACACAGGAATAAAGCCTTTTAAGTGTGTTATATGTAAGAAAAGCTTCAGTCGAAGTTCCCATTTGGTAactcatcagagaatccatacaggagagaaaccctTCAAATGTGCCAAGTGTGGGAAATGTTTCAGTGATAAATCCTACTTCAGTTACCACCAAAAAATTCACATTCATTAG
- the LOC103106619 gene encoding zinc finger protein OZF-like isoform X4 encodes MASIRAAGSQASLMFEDLAVYFSREECVSLDPSQNSLYWESVPKNCKDLSPFGDNSEKEEENFHQENGELEAVSSEWYKRDISLLPKLGKDCENEPKFPDQKQVDMPIFQEKRFISLLITIENSTQFEELSQCVESRISCTQEQAAPTSFKCLLCDKAFNKRAYLISHQRSHTRTKLYKCIVCEKNFNKKSNLSAHERVHTGEKPYKCDTCGKNFAQRSNLVAHERIHKKSQTYECANWGKNFSQRTYLIHHEIIHLVDNTNTCHMCGKSFICKSKFMQHQRTHTGERPYKCSTCNKRFSQKSDVLIHQIIHTGEKPHKCTECGKSFTQKTNLSRHMKTHTGQKSYNCIDCGESFGSFSHLITHQKIHMEENPHNCNQCGKTFIWNSDLIHHQKIHTEDKPYKCPICKKRFTKNSNLVAHQKIHTGERAHKCNNCEKSFSRSSHLLIHQRIHTGEKPYKCFICEKKFNCSSNLITHQRIHTGEKPYKCTMCEKSFSRSSDLVNHERTHTGIKPFKCVICKKSFSRSSHLVTHQRIHTGEKPFKCAKCGKCFSDKSYFSYHQKIHIH; translated from the exons ATGGCTTCCATCCGTGCTGCTGGGTCCCAG GCATCTTTGATGTTCGAGGACTTAGCTGTCTATTTCTCCAGAGAGGAATGTGTGAGTCTGGATCCTTCTCAGAACTCTCTCTATTGGGAATCTGTGCCGAAGAATTGCAAAGATTTAAGCCCATTTG GAGACAACagtgaaaaggaagaggaaaattttCATCAAGAAAATGGTGAACTTGAAGCAGTGTCTTCAGAATGGTACAAAAGAGACATTTCTCTGCTTCCTAAATTGGGGAAGGACTGTGAGAATGAACCAAAATTCCCTGATCAGAAACAAGTAGATATGCCCATTTTTCAAGAAAAGAGATTTATAAGTCTCTTGATTACTATTGAAAATTCCACTCAGTTTGAAGAACTTTCCCAGTGTGTAGAAAGTAGAATCTCTTGTACCCAAGAACAGGCAGCACCAACATCCTTTAAATGTCTCCTCTGTGATAAAGCCTTCAACAAAAGAGCATATCTTATTTCACACCAGAGAAGCCACACAAGAACAAAACTCTATAAGTGCATTGTCTGTGAGAAAAACTTCAATAAAAAGTCAAATCTCAGTGCTCATGAGAGAGTCCATACAggagagaagccttataaatGTGATACTTGTGGGAAAAACTTTGCTCAGAGATCCAACCTTGTTGCACATGAGAGAATACACAAGAAATCCCAAACATATGAATGTGctaattggggaaaaaacttCAGTCAAAGAACTTACCTCATCCACCATGAGATTATCCACCTAGTAGACAATACTAATACATGTCATATGTGTGGGAAAAGCTTCATTTGTAAGTCAAAGTTTATGCAGCATCAAAGAACTCACACAGGGGAAAGACCTTACAAGTGTTCAACATGTAATAAAAgatttagtcagaaatcagatgttttaattcatcaaataattcatactggagaaaaacctcaTAAATGTACTGAGTGTGGTAAAAGCTTCACTCAGAAAACAAATCTCAGCAGGCATATGAAAACACATACAGGACAGAAATCCTATAACTGCATTGACTGTGGGGAAAGTTTTGGTAGCTTTTCACACCTTATTacacatcagaaaatccacatgGAAGAGAACCCCCATAATTGTAATCAGTGTGGGAAAACATTTATTTGGAACTCAGATCTAATACaccatcagaaaattcatactgaagaTAAACCTTATAAATGTCCTATATGTAAGAAAAGGTTCACTAAGAACTCAAATCTTGTTGCCCATCAAAAAATTCATACAGGAGAGAGGGCCCATAAATGTAATAATTGTGAAAAGAGTTTCAGTCGGAGTTCACATCTACTTATTCATCAGAGGatccatactggagaaaaaccctatAAATGTTTCATATGTGAGAAGAAGTTCAACTGCAGTTCAAACCTTATTACTCATCAGAGAATACATACAGGAGAAAAACCATATAAGTGCACAATGTGTGAGAAAAGTTTTAGTCGCAGCTCAGACCTTGTTAATCATGAGAGAACACACACAGGAATAAAGCCTTTTAAGTGTGTTATATGTAAGAAAAGCTTCAGTCGAAGTTCCCATTTGGTAactcatcagagaatccatacaggagagaaaccctTCAAATGTGCCAAGTGTGGGAAATGTTTCAGTGATAAATCCTACTTCAGTTACCACCAAAAAATTCACATTCATTAG
- the LOC103106619 gene encoding zinc finger protein 3-like isoform X2 has translation MLPSLGGAPSVATTGNLANLVLWTGQPPVPQAPGCHPEIPVLHKEGKPQRLGDKWLPSVLLGPREECVSLDPSQNSLYWESVPKNCKDLSPFGDNSEKEEENFHQENGELEAVSSEWYKRDISLLPKLGKDCENEPKFPDQKQVDMPIFQEKRFISLLITIENSTQFEELSQCVESRISCTQEQAAPTSFKCLLCDKAFNKRAYLISHQRSHTRTKLYKCIVCEKNFNKKSNLSAHERVHTGEKPYKCDTCGKNFAQRSNLVAHERIHKKSQTYECANWGKNFSQRTYLIHHEIIHLVDNTNTCHMCGKSFICKSKFMQHQRTHTGERPYKCSTCNKRFSQKSDVLIHQIIHTGEKPHKCTECGKSFTQKTNLSRHMKTHTGQKSYNCIDCGESFGSFSHLITHQKIHMEENPHNCNQCGKTFIWNSDLIHHQKIHTEDKPYKCPICKKRFTKNSNLVAHQKIHTGERAHKCNNCEKSFSRSSHLLIHQRIHTGEKPYKCFICEKKFNCSSNLITHQRIHTGEKPYKCTMCEKSFSRSSDLVNHERTHTGIKPFKCVICKKSFSRSSHLVTHQRIHTGEKPFKCAKCGKCFSDKSYFSYHQKIHIH, from the exons ATGCTTCCCTCCCTGGGAGGAGCCCCGAGCGTTGCCACTACCGGAAACCTCGCAAACCTGGTGCTATGGACCGGTCAACCCCCAGTCCCCCAAGCCCCAGGCTGTCATCCTGAG ATTCCTGTTCTTCATAAAGAAGGAAAGCCCCAGAGATTAGGAGATAAATGGCTTCCATCCGTGCTGCTGGGTCCCAG AGAGGAATGTGTGAGTCTGGATCCTTCTCAGAACTCTCTCTATTGGGAATCTGTGCCGAAGAATTGCAAAGATTTAAGCCCATTTG GAGACAACagtgaaaaggaagaggaaaattttCATCAAGAAAATGGTGAACTTGAAGCAGTGTCTTCAGAATGGTACAAAAGAGACATTTCTCTGCTTCCTAAATTGGGGAAGGACTGTGAGAATGAACCAAAATTCCCTGATCAGAAACAAGTAGATATGCCCATTTTTCAAGAAAAGAGATTTATAAGTCTCTTGATTACTATTGAAAATTCCACTCAGTTTGAAGAACTTTCCCAGTGTGTAGAAAGTAGAATCTCTTGTACCCAAGAACAGGCAGCACCAACATCCTTTAAATGTCTCCTCTGTGATAAAGCCTTCAACAAAAGAGCATATCTTATTTCACACCAGAGAAGCCACACAAGAACAAAACTCTATAAGTGCATTGTCTGTGAGAAAAACTTCAATAAAAAGTCAAATCTCAGTGCTCATGAGAGAGTCCATACAggagagaagccttataaatGTGATACTTGTGGGAAAAACTTTGCTCAGAGATCCAACCTTGTTGCACATGAGAGAATACACAAGAAATCCCAAACATATGAATGTGctaattggggaaaaaacttCAGTCAAAGAACTTACCTCATCCACCATGAGATTATCCACCTAGTAGACAATACTAATACATGTCATATGTGTGGGAAAAGCTTCATTTGTAAGTCAAAGTTTATGCAGCATCAAAGAACTCACACAGGGGAAAGACCTTACAAGTGTTCAACATGTAATAAAAgatttagtcagaaatcagatgttttaattcatcaaataattcatactggagaaaaacctcaTAAATGTACTGAGTGTGGTAAAAGCTTCACTCAGAAAACAAATCTCAGCAGGCATATGAAAACACATACAGGACAGAAATCCTATAACTGCATTGACTGTGGGGAAAGTTTTGGTAGCTTTTCACACCTTATTacacatcagaaaatccacatgGAAGAGAACCCCCATAATTGTAATCAGTGTGGGAAAACATTTATTTGGAACTCAGATCTAATACaccatcagaaaattcatactgaagaTAAACCTTATAAATGTCCTATATGTAAGAAAAGGTTCACTAAGAACTCAAATCTTGTTGCCCATCAAAAAATTCATACAGGAGAGAGGGCCCATAAATGTAATAATTGTGAAAAGAGTTTCAGTCGGAGTTCACATCTACTTATTCATCAGAGGatccatactggagaaaaaccctatAAATGTTTCATATGTGAGAAGAAGTTCAACTGCAGTTCAAACCTTATTACTCATCAGAGAATACATACAGGAGAAAAACCATATAAGTGCACAATGTGTGAGAAAAGTTTTAGTCGCAGCTCAGACCTTGTTAATCATGAGAGAACACACACAGGAATAAAGCCTTTTAAGTGTGTTATATGTAAGAAAAGCTTCAGTCGAAGTTCCCATTTGGTAactcatcagagaatccatacaggagagaaaccctTCAAATGTGCCAAGTGTGGGAAATGTTTCAGTGATAAATCCTACTTCAGTTACCACCAAAAAATTCACATTCATTAG
- the LOC103106619 gene encoding zinc finger protein OZF-like isoform X7, with product MPIFQEKRFISLLITIENSTQFEELSQCVESRISCTQEQAAPTSFKCLLCDKAFNKRAYLISHQRSHTRTKLYKCIVCEKNFNKKSNLSAHERVHTGEKPYKCDTCGKNFAQRSNLVAHERIHKKSQTYECANWGKNFSQRTYLIHHEIIHLVDNTNTCHMCGKSFICKSKFMQHQRTHTGERPYKCSTCNKRFSQKSDVLIHQIIHTGEKPHKCTECGKSFTQKTNLSRHMKTHTGQKSYNCIDCGESFGSFSHLITHQKIHMEENPHNCNQCGKTFIWNSDLIHHQKIHTEDKPYKCPICKKRFTKNSNLVAHQKIHTGERAHKCNNCEKSFSRSSHLLIHQRIHTGEKPYKCFICEKKFNCSSNLITHQRIHTGEKPYKCTMCEKSFSRSSDLVNHERTHTGIKPFKCVICKKSFSRSSHLVTHQRIHTGEKPFKCAKCGKCFSDKSYFSYHQKIHIH from the coding sequence ATGCCCATTTTTCAAGAAAAGAGATTTATAAGTCTCTTGATTACTATTGAAAATTCCACTCAGTTTGAAGAACTTTCCCAGTGTGTAGAAAGTAGAATCTCTTGTACCCAAGAACAGGCAGCACCAACATCCTTTAAATGTCTCCTCTGTGATAAAGCCTTCAACAAAAGAGCATATCTTATTTCACACCAGAGAAGCCACACAAGAACAAAACTCTATAAGTGCATTGTCTGTGAGAAAAACTTCAATAAAAAGTCAAATCTCAGTGCTCATGAGAGAGTCCATACAggagagaagccttataaatGTGATACTTGTGGGAAAAACTTTGCTCAGAGATCCAACCTTGTTGCACATGAGAGAATACACAAGAAATCCCAAACATATGAATGTGctaattggggaaaaaacttCAGTCAAAGAACTTACCTCATCCACCATGAGATTATCCACCTAGTAGACAATACTAATACATGTCATATGTGTGGGAAAAGCTTCATTTGTAAGTCAAAGTTTATGCAGCATCAAAGAACTCACACAGGGGAAAGACCTTACAAGTGTTCAACATGTAATAAAAgatttagtcagaaatcagatgttttaattcatcaaataattcatactggagaaaaacctcaTAAATGTACTGAGTGTGGTAAAAGCTTCACTCAGAAAACAAATCTCAGCAGGCATATGAAAACACATACAGGACAGAAATCCTATAACTGCATTGACTGTGGGGAAAGTTTTGGTAGCTTTTCACACCTTATTacacatcagaaaatccacatgGAAGAGAACCCCCATAATTGTAATCAGTGTGGGAAAACATTTATTTGGAACTCAGATCTAATACaccatcagaaaattcatactgaagaTAAACCTTATAAATGTCCTATATGTAAGAAAAGGTTCACTAAGAACTCAAATCTTGTTGCCCATCAAAAAATTCATACAGGAGAGAGGGCCCATAAATGTAATAATTGTGAAAAGAGTTTCAGTCGGAGTTCACATCTACTTATTCATCAGAGGatccatactggagaaaaaccctatAAATGTTTCATATGTGAGAAGAAGTTCAACTGCAGTTCAAACCTTATTACTCATCAGAGAATACATACAGGAGAAAAACCATATAAGTGCACAATGTGTGAGAAAAGTTTTAGTCGCAGCTCAGACCTTGTTAATCATGAGAGAACACACACAGGAATAAAGCCTTTTAAGTGTGTTATATGTAAGAAAAGCTTCAGTCGAAGTTCCCATTTGGTAactcatcagagaatccatacaggagagaaaccctTCAAATGTGCCAAGTGTGGGAAATGTTTCAGTGATAAATCCTACTTCAGTTACCACCAAAAAATTCACATTCATTAG
- the LOC103106619 gene encoding zinc finger protein OZF-like isoform X5, with protein sequence MPAGDNSEKEEENFHQENGELEAVSSEWYKRDISLLPKLGKDCENEPKFPDQKQVDMPIFQEKRFISLLITIENSTQFEELSQCVESRISCTQEQAAPTSFKCLLCDKAFNKRAYLISHQRSHTRTKLYKCIVCEKNFNKKSNLSAHERVHTGEKPYKCDTCGKNFAQRSNLVAHERIHKKSQTYECANWGKNFSQRTYLIHHEIIHLVDNTNTCHMCGKSFICKSKFMQHQRTHTGERPYKCSTCNKRFSQKSDVLIHQIIHTGEKPHKCTECGKSFTQKTNLSRHMKTHTGQKSYNCIDCGESFGSFSHLITHQKIHMEENPHNCNQCGKTFIWNSDLIHHQKIHTEDKPYKCPICKKRFTKNSNLVAHQKIHTGERAHKCNNCEKSFSRSSHLLIHQRIHTGEKPYKCFICEKKFNCSSNLITHQRIHTGEKPYKCTMCEKSFSRSSDLVNHERTHTGIKPFKCVICKKSFSRSSHLVTHQRIHTGEKPFKCAKCGKCFSDKSYFSYHQKIHIH encoded by the exons ATGCCAG CAGGAGACAACagtgaaaaggaagaggaaaattttCATCAAGAAAATGGTGAACTTGAAGCAGTGTCTTCAGAATGGTACAAAAGAGACATTTCTCTGCTTCCTAAATTGGGGAAGGACTGTGAGAATGAACCAAAATTCCCTGATCAGAAACAAGTAGATATGCCCATTTTTCAAGAAAAGAGATTTATAAGTCTCTTGATTACTATTGAAAATTCCACTCAGTTTGAAGAACTTTCCCAGTGTGTAGAAAGTAGAATCTCTTGTACCCAAGAACAGGCAGCACCAACATCCTTTAAATGTCTCCTCTGTGATAAAGCCTTCAACAAAAGAGCATATCTTATTTCACACCAGAGAAGCCACACAAGAACAAAACTCTATAAGTGCATTGTCTGTGAGAAAAACTTCAATAAAAAGTCAAATCTCAGTGCTCATGAGAGAGTCCATACAggagagaagccttataaatGTGATACTTGTGGGAAAAACTTTGCTCAGAGATCCAACCTTGTTGCACATGAGAGAATACACAAGAAATCCCAAACATATGAATGTGctaattggggaaaaaacttCAGTCAAAGAACTTACCTCATCCACCATGAGATTATCCACCTAGTAGACAATACTAATACATGTCATATGTGTGGGAAAAGCTTCATTTGTAAGTCAAAGTTTATGCAGCATCAAAGAACTCACACAGGGGAAAGACCTTACAAGTGTTCAACATGTAATAAAAgatttagtcagaaatcagatgttttaattcatcaaataattcatactggagaaaaacctcaTAAATGTACTGAGTGTGGTAAAAGCTTCACTCAGAAAACAAATCTCAGCAGGCATATGAAAACACATACAGGACAGAAATCCTATAACTGCATTGACTGTGGGGAAAGTTTTGGTAGCTTTTCACACCTTATTacacatcagaaaatccacatgGAAGAGAACCCCCATAATTGTAATCAGTGTGGGAAAACATTTATTTGGAACTCAGATCTAATACaccatcagaaaattcatactgaagaTAAACCTTATAAATGTCCTATATGTAAGAAAAGGTTCACTAAGAACTCAAATCTTGTTGCCCATCAAAAAATTCATACAGGAGAGAGGGCCCATAAATGTAATAATTGTGAAAAGAGTTTCAGTCGGAGTTCACATCTACTTATTCATCAGAGGatccatactggagaaaaaccctatAAATGTTTCATATGTGAGAAGAAGTTCAACTGCAGTTCAAACCTTATTACTCATCAGAGAATACATACAGGAGAAAAACCATATAAGTGCACAATGTGTGAGAAAAGTTTTAGTCGCAGCTCAGACCTTGTTAATCATGAGAGAACACACACAGGAATAAAGCCTTTTAAGTGTGTTATATGTAAGAAAAGCTTCAGTCGAAGTTCCCATTTGGTAactcatcagagaatccatacaggagagaaaccctTCAAATGTGCCAAGTGTGGGAAATGTTTCAGTGATAAATCCTACTTCAGTTACCACCAAAAAATTCACATTCATTAG